One Thermodesulfobacteriota bacterium DNA segment encodes these proteins:
- a CDS encoding peptidase U32 family protein yields the protein MNYLPIIRNQKADTGHPVPEILAPAGSKASFLAALAAGADSVYCGMKQFSARMEAKNFGLEELDRLTKLAHVRRVKVYIAFNSLLKTVDLNRAADFLNVLSQWIKPDGLIIQDLSLVSLARQAGFTGEIHLSTLAHVSFPTALNLVRKKFGIDRVVVPRELNIDEIKALAKACPDGLGLEVFVHGALCYGVSGRCYWSSFLGGKSGLRGRCVQPCRRIYTQRGQKQRSFSCQDLSLDVLSKVLLSIPQVRAWKIEGRKKGPHYVYHTARAYRIMRDFGSNPEKKKFALGLLQLSLGRTGTHYNFLPQRPQNPVKVGEQTGSGLLLGKLQGGDKRPYLIPKVELFQGDTLRLGYEDEPWHAVQTVSKYVPTRGRLYLKFNRKKRPAKATPVFLTDRKENPLKELLAGLEKKLADIPASQVNLSETKAGLPRKSFKKTPLCEINIYRVPVKHRPKGQETGCWISDQSHRGMSVRLYPKTWWFLPPTVWPEGENDLKSLVTLALKRGGRNFILNAPWQKAFFSGMAKNSKSGNRLSLWAGPFCNLTNPLSIGALISLGFSGAIVSPELSGKDYLTLPQQSPLPLGIVLSGHWPLCISRIMSKNIREKELFTSPRGEQAWGRSYGPDFWVYPNWKLDISKKKDALKKAGYRLFVHLHEPLPKGIKLKERPGMWNWDLGLR from the coding sequence ATGAACTATTTACCCATTATCCGGAATCAAAAAGCGGATACCGGTCATCCGGTCCCCGAAATTCTTGCCCCTGCAGGAAGCAAAGCCTCTTTTCTGGCCGCGCTGGCGGCAGGGGCTGATTCTGTTTATTGTGGAATGAAACAGTTTTCAGCCCGAATGGAGGCTAAAAATTTTGGCCTTGAGGAACTTGACCGTCTTACTAAACTGGCCCATGTCAGAAGAGTTAAGGTGTATATTGCTTTCAACTCCCTGTTAAAGACTGTTGATTTGAACAGGGCTGCGGATTTTTTGAATGTTCTCAGCCAGTGGATTAAACCTGACGGCCTGATCATTCAGGACCTCTCACTGGTGTCCTTGGCAAGACAGGCCGGTTTTACCGGTGAGATTCACCTGTCCACGCTGGCCCATGTGAGCTTTCCGACCGCCTTAAATCTTGTACGAAAAAAATTCGGAATCGACAGGGTGGTCGTCCCCAGAGAGCTTAATATTGATGAAATTAAAGCTCTTGCCAAGGCTTGCCCGGATGGCCTTGGGCTTGAAGTATTCGTCCATGGAGCACTTTGTTACGGCGTTTCAGGAAGGTGCTATTGGAGCAGTTTTTTGGGAGGGAAGAGCGGTCTCAGGGGCAGATGTGTCCAGCCCTGCAGGAGGATCTATACCCAGAGGGGCCAAAAACAAAGATCTTTTTCCTGTCAGGATCTTTCTCTTGATGTTCTATCCAAGGTTCTTTTATCAATTCCCCAAGTGCGGGCATGGAAAATTGAAGGCCGGAAAAAAGGCCCCCATTATGTTTATCACACAGCTAGGGCATACAGAATTATGAGAGATTTCGGCAGCAATCCTGAAAAAAAGAAATTTGCCTTAGGTCTTCTTCAGCTTTCACTGGGAAGAACAGGCACCCATTATAATTTTTTGCCTCAAAGACCCCAAAATCCGGTTAAGGTGGGAGAACAGACCGGATCTGGGCTTCTGTTAGGCAAACTTCAGGGGGGCGACAAGAGGCCTTATCTTATTCCAAAAGTGGAACTTTTTCAGGGAGATACCCTGCGTTTGGGTTATGAAGATGAGCCCTGGCACGCCGTCCAGACCGTAAGTAAATATGTCCCCACCAGGGGACGGCTTTATCTGAAATTTAATAGGAAAAAAAGGCCGGCCAAAGCCACCCCGGTTTTTCTTACAGACAGGAAAGAGAACCCACTCAAAGAGCTATTGGCCGGACTTGAAAAAAAACTCGCTGATATACCGGCATCTCAGGTAAATCTCAGCGAAACAAAAGCCGGACTCCCCCGTAAATCGTTTAAAAAAACACCCTTATGTGAAATAAACATATACAGAGTACCTGTAAAGCATAGGCCCAAAGGCCAGGAAACGGGTTGCTGGATTTCTGATCAGTCCCATAGGGGGATGTCTGTCCGTCTTTATCCAAAAACCTGGTGGTTCCTTCCGCCGACAGTCTGGCCGGAAGGAGAAAATGACTTAAAATCTCTGGTTACCCTTGCTCTTAAAAGGGGAGGGCGGAACTTTATACTAAACGCCCCTTGGCAGAAGGCCTTTTTTAGCGGAATGGCTAAAAACAGCAAATCAGGCAACCGTCTTAGCCTGTGGGCCGGCCCCTTTTGCAACCTGACCAACCCCCTGTCCATAGGTGCTCTGATATCTCTCGGGTTTTCAGGAGCCATTGTCAGTCCTGAGCTGAGTGGTAAGGACTACTTAACGCTGCCCCAACAAAGCCCACTTCCTTTAGGTATCGTTTTGTCAGGCCACTGGCCCCTCTGTATTTCAAGGATCATGTCAAAGAATATAAGGGAAAAGGAACTTTTTACCAGCCCCAGAGGAGAGCAGGCCTGGGGCAGAAGCTATGGCCCCGATTTCTGGGTCTATCCCAACTGGAAACTCGATATCAGCAAAAAAAAGGATGCACTTAAAAAAGCAGGATATCGTCTTTTTGTGCACCTGCATGAACCCCTGCCTAAAGGGATCAAATTAAAAGAAAGACCGGGGATGTGGAACTGGGATTTGGGACTTCGGTAA